Proteins found in one Thermoanaerobaculia bacterium genomic segment:
- a CDS encoding phosphatidylserine decarboxylase family protein: MRIPIAGEGAPFLALPLLGTLAAAVFSVWWAAAILGLLTLFLIQFFRDPERSSGAPAECVLSPADGTVLTVGDAPSGEAAAELTRKVVIFMSVFNCHVNRSPISGTITRYTYTPGQKLAAFSPKASVDNEQNMIDLAGEGRRVVFKQIAGALARRIVFRKKPGDHCARGERVGMIRFGSRVDVFLPPETAVEVKPGDKVKAGLSVVARFRGTR; this comes from the coding sequence GTGAGAATCCCGATCGCCGGAGAGGGAGCGCCCTTCCTCGCGCTCCCTCTCCTGGGAACGCTCGCGGCCGCCGTGTTCTCCGTCTGGTGGGCGGCGGCCATCCTCGGCCTCCTGACCCTCTTCCTGATCCAGTTCTTCCGCGATCCCGAACGCTCTTCCGGAGCGCCGGCCGAGTGCGTCCTCTCCCCCGCCGACGGCACGGTTCTGACCGTCGGCGACGCACCCTCGGGAGAAGCGGCCGCGGAGCTCACCCGGAAGGTCGTCATCTTCATGTCCGTCTTCAACTGCCACGTCAACCGCTCGCCGATCTCCGGCACGATCACCCGATACACGTACACCCCGGGCCAGAAGCTCGCCGCCTTTTCCCCGAAGGCCTCGGTCGACAACGAGCAGAACATGATCGATCTCGCCGGAGAGGGACGCCGGGTCGTCTTCAAGCAGATCGCCGGGGCGCTCGCGCGCCGGATCGTCTTCCGGAAGAAGCCGGGCGACCACTGCGCGCGCGGGGAACGGGTCGGCATGATCCGCTTCGGCTCGCGCGTCGACGTCTTCCTGCCGCCCGAAACGGCGGTCGAGGTCAAGCCGGGAGACAAGGTCAAGGCAGGACTGTCGGTCGTCGCGCGCTTCCGGGGGACGCGATGA
- the pssA gene encoding CDP-diacylglycerol--serine O-phosphatidyltransferase translates to MSEVVRPRRRGARRGLYVLPTLFTVGNLFCGYLSIWNSIQGNFEWAAGLIFIAALADGLDGRVARLTHTASEFGEEYDSLADVISFGMAPAILMYFWGLSGQPDLQRLGFMVSFLFVVCGSMRLARFNIQTHVVDKRFFVGLPIPMAASVPASIVLSNPRAQITRPAFFLLLAATAILSYLMVSTIRYRSFKDLDLKRRRPLGVLLIIALVMAFIGFRPAIALMTISVVFALSGPILRGVALLRRKAR, encoded by the coding sequence ATGAGCGAGGTCGTCCGGCCCCGCCGGCGAGGCGCGCGCCGCGGCCTCTACGTCCTCCCGACCCTCTTCACGGTCGGCAACCTCTTCTGCGGCTACCTCTCGATCTGGAACTCGATCCAGGGGAACTTCGAATGGGCCGCCGGGCTGATCTTCATCGCCGCGCTCGCCGACGGGCTCGACGGGCGCGTCGCGCGGCTGACCCACACGGCCTCGGAATTCGGGGAAGAGTACGACTCGCTCGCCGACGTGATCTCCTTCGGGATGGCGCCGGCGATTCTCATGTATTTCTGGGGACTCTCGGGCCAGCCCGACCTGCAGCGGCTCGGGTTCATGGTCTCCTTCCTCTTCGTCGTGTGCGGATCGATGCGGCTCGCGCGGTTCAACATCCAGACGCACGTCGTCGACAAGCGGTTCTTCGTCGGCCTCCCGATCCCGATGGCCGCCTCGGTTCCCGCCTCGATCGTGCTGTCGAACCCGCGCGCGCAGATCACCCGCCCCGCTTTCTTCCTCCTCCTCGCCGCGACCGCGATCCTGTCGTACCTGATGGTCTCGACGATCCGGTATCGCTCGTTCAAGGACCTCGATCTGAAGCGCCGGCGCCCGCTCGGCGTGCTCCTCATCATCGCGCTCGTGATGGCGTTCATCGGATTCCGCCCCGCGATCGCCCTGATGACGATCTCCGTGGTGTTCGCGCTCTCCGGCCCGATCCTCCGGGGCGTCGCGCTCCTCCGCCGCAAGGCGCGATGA
- the rimI gene encoding ribosomal protein S18-alanine N-acetyltransferase has product PGPARRSRRLARCAAPRGRRPTCRAPATCVSRRRRSLVASAAPEFELYRLRPAVLADVAEVTAIEQASFPVPWRREFFESELRELHPPRYNRVLERQLPGMPRLAAYLFAVILFDEFHVNKIATHPAVRGEGHGRRLMRDAIDAARDRRAASIVLEVRLSNAEAIRFYRAFAFVEVGRRKRYYKDGEDARVMMLPLLEEPFLRG; this is encoded by the coding sequence CCGGGGCCGGCCCGGCGCTCGCGGCGGCTCGCGCGGTGCGCCGCGCCGCGGGGCCGTCGGCCGACCTGCCGCGCGCCCGCTACGTGCGTCTCTCGGCGGCGGAGGAGCCTCGTGGCTTCGGCCGCTCCTGAGTTCGAGCTCTACCGCCTTCGCCCCGCCGTCCTCGCGGACGTCGCCGAGGTCACCGCGATCGAACAGGCTTCCTTTCCCGTGCCGTGGAGGCGCGAGTTCTTCGAGAGCGAGCTGCGCGAGCTCCATCCGCCGCGCTACAACCGCGTGCTCGAGCGCCAGCTTCCGGGAATGCCGCGCCTCGCGGCGTACCTGTTCGCCGTCATCCTCTTCGACGAGTTCCACGTCAACAAGATCGCGACCCATCCGGCGGTGCGCGGAGAGGGACATGGGAGACGGCTCATGCGCGACGCGATCGACGCCGCGCGCGATCGGCGGGCCGCATCGATCGTCCTCGAGGTGCGGCTGTCGAACGCCGAAGCGATCCGCTTCTATCGCGCCTTCGCGTTCGTCGAGGTCGGCCGGCGAAAACGCTACTACAAGGACGGCGAGGACGCCCGTGTCATGATGCTTCCCCTCCTCGAAGAGCCCTTCCTCCGCGGCTGA
- a CDS encoding DUF465 domain-containing protein, which translates to MVGTDLSEELAHDERYQELQRQHQEHERLLHQFAEKGHLTEEEDFQEKRLKKEKLALKDQMEAILRRHRETATA; encoded by the coding sequence ATGGTAGGTACCGACCTTTCCGAGGAGCTCGCGCACGACGAGAGATACCAGGAGCTTCAGCGGCAGCACCAGGAACACGAACGGCTCCTGCACCAGTTCGCCGAGAAGGGGCACCTGACCGAAGAAGAAGATTTCCAGGAAAAACGCCTCAAGAAGGAAAAGCTCGCCCTGAAGGATCAAATGGAGGCGATCCTCCGCCGCCACCGAGAAACCGCGACGGCGTGA